TCTCCTTCTCCTTCTCCTTCTCCTTCGCCCTCACCTTCTCCTTCTCCTTCTCCTTCACCTTCACCCTCGCCTTCTCCTTCTCCTTCACCCGCGCTTGGCGGCATGATGAGTATCGCGTCGGCATGCAGCGAACCATCGACCGAGAGCAGGCCCATGATTGAGACCGTCAACCCGACCATCAAGTCGGATTCCATCCCGGTCGGCGCATCCAGCGGATCGCCGGGCAGGCCGATGGTGGTCTCATCGGTATACAAGACGTCGATGCTGCCTTCTTCCAGGGCGACGTTCATCTGATTGGCTTCGGTATCAAGCGTCGATATCGTGCCCATCAAGGTGGCGGCCGCGTCCGAAACGGAGATATCCACATCCAGTTGTGGCGTCAGCACAAATCCGCCGTTTCCAAGCCGCACCAGATGGATACCGCCCAGGTTCAGAATGATCAGATTGCTTTGATCAGCGGGAAGGTCGAATGTCTTTGAGACGAAAAGGCGGTTATTCGCGGTCAGTTGCACGTCCGTGATGACGGTTTCCGGGTCACTCGCGAGGACCAGGCGCGGGTTCGCGATACTCATCCGGATCTTCGTGTAGCGGCCCGCCGGGATCTCCGTCTCCGAAAGGATCTCGGAGACGTCAATGAGGTTCAGCAGGTCGACTTCCAACTCACCGGAGAAAACGGTAATCTTCTCCCCCTCAAAGTCCGCGTCTCCCCCACCCTCCCCGGAATTCCCAGCGTAATCGAGGCTGATTTCCGTGATGGTAAGTTCAAACCGCTCGATATCTCCGAGCGGCACCCCGCCGCCCCCCTGTTTGGCCCCATCCCCCACGGTAAACAGTGTGATGGCCTTGGTGCTCCCCGCGGGCGTGGGCCGCGGGCATCCCGTCTGGATGCTCAGTGCGGCAAGCACGGCGAGTGCGGAAACCGCGGTCAGGATTCTGGACATGGATCGTGTTCCTCGTTCGAACCCCTGGGTTGACGCTGCCCGCGCACACTGTCAACAGTATACCACACAAAAGCCGAATCACAAACCCAACTTTTCGAGTTTTTGGCGCGAACTATACGGACCGCCTACTCCGCAATCTCCAGCCGCATCTCCAGAAGCGCCTGCCCCAGCGCCTTCCCCTGCGCATCCACGCGAAGGCTCCGGCTACCCCCATCCCCCAGCACCGACGGCAACACAAAATTCAAAGCGTGCAGCTTCGGCAGCTCATAACGCTCCACCTCGCCCGGCTCCAGGGCCGCAAAAAAACGCGCCACGCGCTCCGCGGTAAGGTATTCGCGCAGGAACGCGTAGTCCGCCGCGCTATTCGCCAGCACGCCAATATTCGCGCCGCGCCCCTTGTCCCCCGACCGCGCCCGGGCAATGTCTCGCAGGTATCTTGTCGCCATCTTTGCTATCTCTCTTGGACAGGATGTACAGGATTAACGGGATTTCGACCGCGCGAATTCAATTCTAGTCGTTGGGACTGTTTTGTTCCAGTTGGAATCGGAGTCACGAGTCTGTAAGTCAGTCAAAACCTGCGGAGGATTCACAGTGAAACGGCAACGGAAACAGTTTAGCGGCGCGGAGAAAGTGACGGTACTTGGCCGTCACTTTTTGGAGGGGGTTGCGGTATCGGCGCTTTGCGGCGAGCTGGGCCTGGCGCCGGCGGTGCTCCACCGCTGGCGGAAGGAGTTTTTCGAGAACGGGGCGTTAAGAGCGGAAATCGACGCGTATAGTGATTAGAATACACGACCAACCATGCGTCAGCGATTGAGCGATGCAGGCGCATTCCGAAACAACCGAAGGGCCACCCATGAAACCCAAGGTATACCTGGAAACTTCGGTCATCAGCTATCTCGCCGCACGGCCCAGCCGGGATGTTATAATTGCAGGGAGACAGGCCGCGACCCTGGATTGGTGGGAGAACCACCGAAGTCGATTCGAAGTCTTCATTTCGGCACTCGTCGAGCTGGAGATTGATCGTGGCGATCCAGATCAGGCCCGAAGAAGACGGGAAATGGTCGAGAAAATCGAAAGCGTAGCGGTCTCCTCGACGGCGGCTGCCATCTCGGATTTGCTGCTCTCAAGTTCAGCTGTTCCGAGTCACTGCGAGGACGACGCGCTTCATATCGGCATTGCGACGGCGCAGGGCGCCGACTACCTGCTGACGTGGAATTTCAAACATATTAACAACCCCAGAAAAGTTGGGGAAATCACGCGGGTGGTTGAATCACTTGGGTACAGCGCACCGAAGATATGTACGCCGGACGGGCTGGGAGGCGACACAAATGATTGACGATCCCATCGTAGATGAGATACACCGCTTCCGAAAGGAACATGCGGCGAAGTACGGCAACGACCTGAAGAGGATCGTCGAGGCGCTGCAGGAATTTGAGCGCACCTCCGGGCGCGAATACGTCAATTTCGAGCCCAGGCGGATTCCGGTCCCGAAAGCGTCGGAATCAGAAGAACCGTATCAGGCGCGGGGTGACTGACGCGATAGGCATACATCGATTTCCAGCCTGTCCCGCGCTATGAGGCAGGGCCAGTAGGCGAAGACCGGCGTCGGTTTCGGGCGGCCACCGGCGTAGCCCGTCGTTCCCTGGGGGCCACTCGTCACCAGCGGCGCGATCTCGCGGGCGAACCGCTCCACGGCCGCCTTGTCCGGATGCGCGGCGCTCACGCGGAGCACGGTCTCCAGCAGTTCCGGCGCGGAGAGCACGTCGGGCGCGCACGCATTCGCGCCAAGGCACTCGATCTGCTTCCGGGGGTATTCATACCCCGCCTCGCGCAGGCGCTCGAAGATAATCTCCCCGCAGCGCCGGGCCTTCGCCACCGCGTCGCGACCGAAGATCGTCAGTGTGCCCGACGCCCGGTAACCGTCCCCATAGGTGGCGCTCACTTTGTAAAATTCCGTCGGGGCGGCGCCGCGCGCCCCGCTTACCCGAACGCGATCCCGGCCGATTTTCTCCACCGACAGCCCGCTGAAATCGGCCCGGCAATCGGGGCTGAGGTAGTTCTTCGGATCGCCGATCTCGTAGAGGAGTTGCTCCTTGACCGTCCACGTGCTGACCTCGCCCCCGGTCCCTGCGGGCTTGGTGACCACCAGGGACGCGTCGTCCCCCAGCTCGACGACGGGAAAGCCCATGTTCGCGGGGTCCGGCAGATCAAGCCAGTGCGTGGAGATACCGCCGCAGGCCTGCGTGCCGCATTCGAGGATGTGCCCCGCGACGGTGGCGGTGGCGAGCCGGTCGTAATCGGCGGCCTCCCAGCCGAATTCGTGCATGGCGATGCCCACGGCCAGGCTCGGGTCGGCCACCCGCCCGGTCACCACGATGTCCGCGCCCCGCGCGAGCGCCTCCGCGACGGGTCCCGCGCCGATGTAGGCGTTGGCCGTGACCAGGCGGTCCAGGACGCTGGGTAATGGCGCGCCGGTCTCCCCGTTCCGGAAGGTTTCGCAGTCCGGATCGGCCTGCAACAGGGGAAGCACATCGTCGCCCGTCACAATGCCAATGCGCTTCTCGACCCCCGCTTCGCGCAGCACCGCCGCGCACGTCGCCGCGCACCCCTCGGGATTCAGGCCGCCCGCGTTGCAGACCACGCGTGCCGGATGCCCCGCCCGCCACAACGGCGCCAACTGCCGCAAAACTTCCAGGAAATCCCGCGCATACCCCGCCTCCGGCTCCCGCGAACGCTGCAACGCCAGGATGCTCAGCGACACCTCCGCCAGATAGTCCAGCGTAAGGTAGTCCAGGTCCGGCTGTTGGCGCAACAACCGCGCCGGCGCATCCACACTATCCCCCCAGAACCCCTGGGCATTCCCAATACGAATCACGCGCGGCATATACGAGTCCTGGAGGCTGTAGGCTGTAGGCTGTAGATTGTAGGCTGTAGATTGTAGGCTGTAGATTGTAGGCTGGAGGCTGTAGGCTGGAGGCGTCACCGCCAGAGGTAACGCCGCGACGCCAACAACGGCAGAAGGCGTTGTCAACCATCAACTATCAACTGTCAACTGTCAACTGTCAACTGTCAACTGTCAACTGTCAACTGTCAACTGAGTTTTGCATTCCGTTCCGCTCAGCGGAACAACCCCCGCAAGCTCCAGCCAACCCTTCACCCTTTCCGCCTGCGGCGGACGCTCCGCGCCGTCAATCAATCAACACCAC
The window above is part of the Candidatus Hydrogenedentota bacterium genome. Proteins encoded here:
- a CDS encoding DUF1446 domain-containing protein, whose translation is MPRVIRIGNAQGFWGDSVDAPARLLRQQPDLDYLTLDYLAEVSLSILALQRSREPEAGYARDFLEVLRQLAPLWRAGHPARVVCNAGGLNPEGCAATCAAVLREAGVEKRIGIVTGDDVLPLLQADPDCETFRNGETGAPLPSVLDRLVTANAYIGAGPVAEALARGADIVVTGRVADPSLAVGIAMHEFGWEAADYDRLATATVAGHILECGTQACGGISTHWLDLPDPANMGFPVVELGDDASLVVTKPAGTGGEVSTWTVKEQLLYEIGDPKNYLSPDCRADFSGLSVEKIGRDRVRVSGARGAAPTEFYKVSATYGDGYRASGTLTIFGRDAVAKARRCGEIIFERLREAGYEYPRKQIECLGANACAPDVLSAPELLETVLRVSAAHPDKAAVERFAREIAPLVTSGPQGTTGYAGGRPKPTPVFAYWPCLIARDRLEIDVCLSRQSPRA
- a CDS encoding transposase, translated to MKRQRKQFSGAEKVTVLGRHFLEGVAVSALCGELGLAPAVLHRWRKEFFENGALRAEIDAYSD
- a CDS encoding type II toxin-antitoxin system VapC family toxin, which produces MKPKVYLETSVISYLAARPSRDVIIAGRQAATLDWWENHRSRFEVFISALVELEIDRGDPDQARRRREMVEKIESVAVSSTAAAISDLLLSSSAVPSHCEDDALHIGIATAQGADYLLTWNFKHINNPRKVGEITRVVESLGYSAPKICTPDGLGGDTND